In the Pogona vitticeps strain Pit_001003342236 chromosome 2, PviZW2.1, whole genome shotgun sequence genome, tgttgtgggtttttcgggctctttggccgtgttctgaaggttgttcttcctaacgtttcgccagtctctgtgaccggcatcttcagagaacagcacttatgaatactccactcccaagccaactacaccagagtacagagtgctgtcttccaaagatgtcggccacagagactggcaaaatattaggaagaacaaccttcagaacacggccaaagagcccaaaaaccccacaacaaccattagaccccggccatgaaagcctttgcgaatacaaaggTATCGCAGTTTATATCTCTCTTGGCTTTGCAGACAAAAGCCTGATGCCCTGTGGGTCTGTCTGCATGAATCCTCACCCTTCTGTTTGATATGGAGTGGAAAAACTAGGCAACATCGTAGGTCTAAACAGGAGGTTGAATTTAGTTGTCCTTTAGATTAAAAAAGTCATTCAGAAGGCAAATTGGCAGCTGTGTCTTATGGCTGAATGGAATGGGATCCTCTGCAGTCTTGAGGAGAATATTTGTATGGTGGTGGATACAAGCGCACTGTGTTGCTCCCCATTTTAATGCTCCCAGTCAGACTGAGGGAGGGCTTATGGGCTTGCCAAGGAAATGGACAGATTCACACAGCTCCTTTTTTTTGTTACTCTTATTAATCTACACACTTCCTATGTAAATGAAATTGCCTTTTAATTCTAGTTTTTCAGGTGCTGTCAAGCATATGCCATTGCGAGGAAATGACCTATTCCTAGCAATGGGCAAAATCTGGAGGTGCATGAAAGGATAATTAATGGTTGACCCTCTTACTCATTGTGTTCGGATGGCTACTAGTATTAATGTCTAACCTCACCGGGTATGACTTATGATGTGTCATCATTTTACTATAAAAATTGTTTAGTTCTAATCAGTAGTAAATTAAAATGCACTGAGCGGCTAGGTGTGGGGGGCTAGGTGGTGAAGAATATCTTATCTAATTTGCATCAGCAAATATAGAACTATTATGTTCTAAACCTGACATTATTCTTATTCTCAGTGCTGTGATTGTTTCAGAACACTAATACAGGGTCCAGCAATTCATTAGCAGACAGAAGGCCTTTCTATTCAGAACTAAATCTTGCTTATTATTAAAGGGAGACTCTTGTTGCTTTTGCTTGATACCTTTTAAAATTgtggtgttaatttttttttcctgtctggtTTTATTGGAATGTTACTACTGTAAGcatcaccttttttcttttttcatttgatACAAGAACAGGAaacataaatgaacaaacaaggcCTTTCCTGTAGAATTCTTTTTCTGGATATTTAGTGTTAAAAGAAGCAGCTTCTATAAAGGAGCACTTATTTGAGTGAGACCCAGTTTGCTGTTTAGGGGGTACATTCCAAAGTGGAGATGGGGGGTGTGAGGTCCCCAaagtggaggccttagtgggagtgccgtcgctctcgaagagaacccttcacacacagacatccccacctccgtccccaacgcgtcgggaagagaaaggcgtggagaccccagattgggagCAAGTGGTCACCGAACCCCTTACCTTGAATAAGGGGGTAGATACGCGAGACTTGGAGGCGactatgaaagggttaaccctttccccGGAACCCGGggaatctttggcgggaagaaggagggaggagattgaggcagcggcgggagatataagagggaagccgACAGAGATaccggggggatgggagtggatctggatggaggatccctggacccacaaatgggagcaggtccgAGTCCCCCATGAGGAGGCGGAGAAACGCCGCCAGCTTGGGCTGAAACCTCGCCCTTCGTATTGGGGTGAGACCAAAgccaaggagtggaggaggaagctccgggaagaaagggaagcggtAGCCAAAGAGCTAGGACGGaagaagcaatggcatatagccgaattgaggaagctggggggttacccgacCCCTGGGGAGGCGATGGAGGAGACGGgtcgtcctggggtgagtggagcAGGGATGAAGAGACTTTACCGTTGATCTCGCTGGAAGAAGAACTGGACcctgggcaggggactgtgccgttattaacaggaccttggaacccagagacaacCAGTCCTTTTATAAATGGTTTATGGACCCAGTTGAAACCGAGTAACATGTTACAAGAATCTTTGAACCCCTTTTTAGGagtgaaccctgttggagttgatgttgcaataaatactgaaccctttgatttacctcaaccgactcATCCTTTATTTGGAGACCAAACAGCCccgaaaactgaaccctcacagggggaaaccccaaaaattTGGGGTGCGGGTGGTAAGGCTTTTTTCTTGGTTTCCCCCTTTCTGGGCCCCTCTCCAATCCTGTCTCCACACCTTCACAACGAAGTTCAACAGCCTGGAATGTTTTTTCCAATTAATTGGCTTAGTGACAGTAACTATTGGAGTTGCTTGGTGGGTTTTTTATTGTTTGCTCCCTGTTACTGTAGGTAAGACTAGTTTTAGGAGGATCATCATTTCTGTGGTCTTCATATATAAAGTGGGAGGCTTTTTTTAACAGTCCAAGGAGAGTATGGGAGGGAgaactacctacctacctacctacctacctacctacctacctacctacctacctacctacctacctacctacctacctacctacctacctacctacctacctacctacctacctacctacctatggcAACTTCAGAATGTTTTGCTATCCAATGCAAAATTTGATTTGCTAGTCTGTTAGTTCTCTTTCTAGAACAAAGCTTGCTAGATTGTCTTCTTAATTCTGTGGTAGTAAAAGCAAACTCAATTGTAGTATCAAATTTTTCTTGAACAGTATTATTTCATTGTGCAAGCTGTGTGATGATTGAGCATGTGGGTGTCCAATAAATGAGCAGCAAGCTTAacagttttgctttattttgtttttagtgaCACATCCAATCAGCAGATCACAAGGAAGAAGTTTTATTCGTCATAGAGTCAATGCAACCAATACTTCTAAAGAAGCATACGGTGTGGATGAGTTTGCAGCTAAAATCCTTACTGGAAAACTGACAACGGTTTTCTTGCCTTTGGTCTACATTGTAGTGTTTATCATCGGTTTGCCAAGCAATGCCATGGCTCTGTGGGTCTTCTTTCTAAGAACAACGAAGAAGCATCCAGCAGTGATTTATATGGCTAATTTAGCACTGGCAGATCTTCTGTTTGTGATCTGGTTCCCTCTGAAGATTGCATACCATATTAATGGCAATAATTGGATCTACGGTGAAGCCCTGTGCAAAGTGCTTGTTGGATTTTTCTATGGGAACATGTACTGTTCCATTCTTTTTATGACATGCCTCAGTGTGCAAAGGTATTGGGTAATTGTGAACCCCATCCTGCATTCAAGAAAGAAGTCAGAAATTGCTTTAGTAGTTTCATTagcaatctgggtactcattttgcttGGCACCATCCCGTTGTATCTTGTGGATCAAACAGTTCATATTTCCACCCTCAACATCACTACTTGTCACGATGTCTTGCCTCAAGCGCTCCTAGCTCATGACATGTACAACTACTTCCTCTCCCTGGTCATTGGAGTCTTCTTGT is a window encoding:
- the F2RL1 gene encoding proteinase-activated receptor 2, whose amino-acid sequence is MGRLNRAWLHFLVLGGALGVACATVTHPISRSQGRSFIRHRVNATNTSKEAYGVDEFAAKILTGKLTTVFLPLVYIVVFIIGLPSNAMALWVFFLRTTKKHPAVIYMANLALADLLFVIWFPLKIAYHINGNNWIYGEALCKVLVGFFYGNMYCSILFMTCLSVQRYWVIVNPILHSRKKSEIALVVSLAIWVLILLGTIPLYLVDQTVHISTLNITTCHDVLPQALLAHDMYNYFLSLVIGVFLFPAILTAVAYILMIKTLNASITDVNIGKKRKRAIRLIIIVLSMYLICFLPSNILLLVHYSQIKNHGFSDTYASYITALCLSSLNSCIDPFIYYFVSKDFRDNLKNALLCRSVRTTKRMQVSLSSNRYPRKSPSYSSSSNTTKSTY